One stretch of Oncorhynchus gorbuscha isolate QuinsamMale2020 ecotype Even-year linkage group LG21, OgorEven_v1.0, whole genome shotgun sequence DNA includes these proteins:
- the LOC124008048 gene encoding serine/threonine-protein kinase PAK 2-like has protein sequence MCDSGVCEDKPPAPPVRMNSQGGGAKDSVSGNYNSRSLPSVPEEKQKRNKIISMFASEKGGRKKDRDKDNRPEISSPSDFEHTIHVGFDAVTGEFTGMPEQWSNLLQTSNISKSEQKQNPQAVLDILKFYDSSTAKQKYLSFSAQGAPV, from the exons atgtgtgacaGCGGTGTGTGTGAAGACAAGCCCCCCGCTCCCCCTGTCAGAATGAACAGCCAAGGAGGCGGAGCCAAGGACTCCGTGTCGGGCAACTACAACTCTCGGTCCCTCCCCTCTGTTCCTGAGGAGAAACAGAAACGAAATAAAATCATCTCCATGTTCGCCTCCGAGaaag gaggcaGGAAGAAGGATCGTGATAAGGACAACAGACCAGAGATCTCCTCTCCGTCAGACTTTGAACACACCATCCATGTGGGCTTCGACGCCGTCACAGGAGAGTTCACA ggcatgCCGGAGCAGTGGTCCAACCTGCTCCAGACGTCTAACATCAGTAAATCAGAGCAGAAGCAGAATCCTCAGGCTGTTCTGGACATTCTCAAGTTCTATGACTCCTCCACCGCAAAACAgaaatacctctccttctcag